The following DNA comes from Planifilum fimeticola.
CACAAGGCGGACGAATTGGGGAATCTGGTGTATTACAAAACGGCCCGCAACTTCAATCCGCTGATGGTCATGGCGTCCGATTGGGTCATCGCGGAAGTGGATGAGATCGTACCCGCGGGCAGTCTGGATCCGGAGGCGATTGTCACCCCCCATGTCTTTGTCGATATTTTGGTGACGGAGTGAGGTCAATGAACCGGAAGGAACGGATACGACATTGCATCGCCAAAAGAGCGGCGCGGGAGCTCAAGGACGGGGATGTGGTCAATCTGGGCATCGGGATCCCCACACTGGTCGGCGATTACATCCCGCCGGGGGTGACCGTCCACTTCCACACGGAAAACGGCATGCTGGAAGTGGGTCCCACCCCTCCGCCGGATCAGGCTGATCCGCGGCTGGTCAACGCCAGCCGCCATCCGGTCTCGGAACTCCCCGGCGCCTCCTATTTCGACAGCGGCCTTTCTTTTGCCATCATGCGGGGAGGACATCTGGACGCCACGGTCATCGGGGCCCTCCAGGTCAGCCAGAAAGGGGATCTGGCCAGCTGGGCCATTCCGGGAAAACCGATCCTCGGCGTGGGGGGAGCGATGGATCTGGTGGTGGGGGCCAAGCGGGTGATCGTGGCCACGACACATCAGACCAAGGATGGACAGCCGAAGATCCTTCCGGAGTGCACGTATCCCTTAACCGCCCGGGAAGAAGTGGATGTGTTGGTGACGGAGCACGCGGTATTCCGCTTTGAGAGGGGAAAAATGATCCTCGTCGAGATCGGGGATCACCTGGCGTTGGAAGATTTGAAATCGATCACTCCCGCCGAATACGAAATCCATCCCCATCTCAAAGTGGTAAACCGGTGGGAAGGATTGGAGTGAAAGCACGGATATAGAGCGAGTTTTCAATGCTTGCCGCCCGGGGGGCGGTTTTTTTCGCGCTTCTGTCGGTGACGGGAAGGCGACACCGTCCAGCCGCATCCATTTTTTCATTATTGAGAAAATGGAGGGAATAAAAAGCCGTTGCCAATTACAGAATATTTCTGTTACAATCAGATCGAAACGTTTTAAATAAATGTCGAATATGCGAGCTGAATATTGTCTGTTTTTAAACAAAAACGTTTCGATATTTGATAAACGGAGGAAGATGACCAGTTGGCGACGATCAAGGATGTAGCGAAATTGGCCGGGGTCTCCATTTCCACCGCTTCCCTCGCCCTGAACAATCAACCCCATGTCCGGGAGGAAACCCGAAAAAAAGTGCTGGAAGCGGCCAAACAGTTGAACTATCAGCCCAATGGCATTGCCCGGGATCTGAAATCAAGCAAAACCTACACGATCGGATTGATCCTCGCCGATTTGGCCGGTCCCTTCTATTCGGAGTTGATTCGAGGCATTCAGGATGTGACAGCCTCCAACGGATACGATCTTGTGGCCCTCAGCGCCGTCGGGGAAAATCCGAAATCCGTCCGCTACATTCAGGAGAAGCGGACGGACGGCATGATCATCATGGCTCACAATATTTCCACCGAGATGATTCGAAAGGCGGCACGCCCCGATTTCCCCATCATCGTTCTCGACCGGAAGATGGAAGCGGACCATATCTACAGTGTCGGGGTGGACAACCGGAAAGCCGCCTTTGAGGCGGTGAGTTACCTGTTGAAAAAGGGATACCGCCGCATCGGTTATTTGGGAGGGCCCAGCAATTCAACGGATAATCAGCAGCGGTTTCTCGGATATCGAGACGCGCTGAAGGCCCAAGGACTCAAAGTGGAACCCAAGTGGTGTCTGCAAGGCAGGTTCGTCAAGGAGGGAGGATATCAGGCAGTCAAACTGCTGGCCGCTCAGGATCTGTTGCCGGAGGCCATTTTCTCCGCCAACGACGAAATGGCCATCGGAGCGATGGAGGCTCTGGAGGAGCGGGGAATCAAAGTGCCCCAAGAGGTGGCCATCGTCGGATTTGACGATATTCAGCTCGCCCGTTATGTTCGGCCTGCCTTGACCACCGTTCGGCAACCCATGTACGACATGGGATCCATGGCTGCCAGCCTTCTGTTCCGGTTGTTCCAGAAAGACCGGAGCGTTCGATCCGTGATGTTGGAGACGGAGTTGATCATCCGCGAGTCTTGCGGCGGCAATCCATCCATATCGGGGGGGATGGGAAATGGAATGGAGGGGAGTGATCGGTGGAGCCTACGAAATGTGTGAATGGATCATGCGCTTGGCCTATGTCAATTTGCTGTGGCTGTTATTTACCTTCCTCGGCTTGGGGGTTCTGGGATTTTTTCCGGCCACTTCAGCCATGTTTACTCTGGTTCGGGGGTGGTTGAACGGGCAAGAATTCAAGGTTTTTCACGCGTTTTGGAGAAGCTGCCGAAAGAATTGGATCGATGCCAACCTGCTGGGGTATTTCCTCTTGGCTGTCGGCATTCTCCTTTATGTCGACATCCGTTTGATGCGGAGTTTCAACCATCCGTTCTTTGATCTCCTTTCTTTCGCCGCACTGGGTTTTGGGTTCTTGTATCTCGTGGTGCTTTTGTATGCTTTTCCTCTGTCTGTCCATCTCCGACTGAGGAAACGGGAAATTGTCCGTCTGGCCCTGTTTGCGGGGATGAAACAGCCTCTGCTGACTTTGTTCCTGCTCGCGAGCATCGCGATGATCGCCCTGGTCAACGCGGTGTTCCCCGGATTGATCCCGTTTTTGAGCGGAAGCGTCGTTTGCCTGGTGTCGATGTGGGCGGTTCTCCGATTATTTCCGATGTCCGCGGAGCATTTTTCCGCAGGGCAATCCCGAAAAGCGCATTAAAGGAGGCGGGATGATGAAGAGGATCAAACCCTTTGCGCCGGTTCTGGCGGTGTGTCTGATCGCGGCCACGATCCTGGCCGGTTGCGCGGAACCCAATCAAGCGCAAGGGAAAACGGTGGTGAAGTTTTGGTACACATGGCAGGGTGCCGAGGCGGAGCAGATGGAGAAGCTGATCGACGAGTTCAACTCCAGCCAGGACAAGATCCAGGTGGAGGGTTTGAGTCAGGGCGATCTGCAAAAGCAGTTGACGGCGATTGTGGGCGGCAACCCGCCGGATCTGGCGGTCCATTACGATGAGAACCGGCTCGCCTCGTGGGCGAACAAGGGCGCGATGCAGCCGTTGGATCCCTACATTGAAAAGGATAACTATGATCTGAGCGATTTTTTGCCGGGCGCGCTGGAAGCGGTGCAGTACGAGGGGAAGACGTACGGCCTGCCCCTCGGGATGAACACCTGGATGCTGTATTACAACGAAGACCTTCTGAAGGAAGCGGGATTGGACGGGCCTCCCGAAACCATTCAGGAACTTAAGGAATACAGCGAAAAACTGGACAAGACGGATGCGAAGGGGCGCCTGGAACGGTTGGGACTCTGTACCGGAGCCCACCAGCAGTACATCTGGATGTATTCCTTCGAAGGAAAGATGTGGGATCCGAAGGACAAAAAGGTGACCCCGACCGATCCGGGATTCCGGTCCTCGGTTGAGCTGGTCGCGGACAACTGGAAGCGCCACGGTGCCCAAAACATGGATCGCTTCCAATCCGGTTTCGGCAAGTACGATTCGCCTCAAAACCCCTTTTTCATCGGGAAGTGCGCGATGACGATCGACGGAGAGTGGCTGGCCACGCACATCGATCGGTTTGCGCCGAATCTGAATTACGGAATCGCTCCCATTCCCCATGACGAAAAGCATCCGGAAGCGAAAAAGGTCGGATATATGAACGTCAACCTGCTCTATATTCCGAAGGGGGCCAAAAACCCCGACGCCGCCTGGGAATTCCTCAAATGGCTGACCGCCAAGGAACAGATGCTCAAATTCGACGTGGCTCTCGGCAATCTGGCACCCCGCAAAAGTGCGGTGGACGACCCCGCCTTTGACAAGGTGCCCGGATTTGATCGGTTTGCAAAATACGCGAAAGAGCACGAATTGAAGCCGCTTCCGTCTCTTCCGTTCAAGGAAGAATATCTGAATGAGATCCAAAAGCAGATGGATCAAATCCTGCGGGGAAAAATTTCCCTTGATGAAGGGATGAGAAAAATCGCGGAGAAAATCCAGCCCATCGCGGATAAAACGATGAAGTAGAGCAGCCGGTCGTTTGGGACGGCATCACGGTATCGTCGCTTACGGGGAAGGGCGGAAGACCCGGCGTGCAAGGAACTGAATGCGGATTCCGGATCCCCTTTGCGCAGGACAGCCCGATCTGTCCTGCGCAGGGCCGGAGTTTGATCAGGAGCCGCATTCACCTTTGCCGGTCTCCGCAGCGCAAAAATGAACATCGATTGCACGATTTTCGTCGTCGTCATCTCAGGGGGATGAGGAGACATGGCAAAAAGAGAATGGCGGAGTCTGTGGCTGGGGTTGGCATTCGCTTCCCCCTTCATCATTGGATTTCTGTTTCTGACGTTGATTCCCTTTGCCCAGTCTTTCTACTACAGCCTGACGGAATACGATTTGTTCAATGAACCCCGGTGGGTCGGGCTGGAAAACTATCGGAGAATCCTGGAGGATCCATCCTTTTACAAATCCCTTTCCAACACGTTTTTCATGGCGTTTATCGCGGTCCCCTTCCATTTGACGGTCAGCTTGCTGATCGCTTTGCTCCTCAATATGAAAGTGAAGGGAATTGCCCTGTACCGGACGCTTTATTACCTGCCGGTGGCGATCCCGGTGGTCGCCAACTCCATCCTGTGGCTGTGGATTTTCAATCCCCAATACGGCATTCTGAACGAGATGTTGAGGGGACTCAACTTGCCGGATCAGGCTTGGCTGATGGATCCGGCGCTCACCAAACCCTCGCTGATCATCATGGGCCTGTGGGCAACCGGAGGAGGGGCGCTCATTTATTTGGCGGCACTGCAGGGAATCCCGAAGGAATTGTATGAAGCGGCGGCGATCGACGGCGCCACCGCCTGGGATCGGTTTCGTCACATCACTTTTCCGGCGCTGTCGCCGGTCACCCTGTTTCAGCTGATCATGGGCTTGATCGGGGCTTTTCAAATCTTTACCGAATCCTTTATTTTCGCCGACGGAGCGACCGGGGGACCGGATCAGTCCTTGTTGTTCTACGCCGTCAATCTCTACCGCGAAGCCTTTGTCAACCTGAACATGGGGTATGCATCCGCATTGGCGTGGATCTTGTTCGTGATTGTCATGCTGATCACCCTCATCATTTTCAAAACATCACTCCGTTGGGTGTATTACGGGGGTGAATAGGAAGATGACGAGGGATCAATCGAAGGCCGCAGGAAAACGTCGAAGTCTTGCGTATCATCTGAAGCGCACCGTTTTGCCCCATGTCTTCTTATCCCTGGTGGGGTTGATCTTTCTGTTTCCCTTTGTCTGGTTGTTTTTGAACTCGCTGAAGACGCCCCAGGAGATCTTTTCCCTGCCGCCCAAGCTGTGGCCGGAAGAGCTCCAATGGAGCAATTATGCGCGCGCGTTTCAGTCGATGCCCTTTTTCGGTTATGTGCTTAACACGCTGTTTCTCGTCATTGCCAATATCGTCGGCCATCTGTTTTCGGCGCCGCTGGTCGCCTATTCGCTGGCCAAGATTCGCTGGAGGGGGAGAGGAGCCGTCTTTGCGCTGGTTTTGGCCACCGTGATCCTGCCTCCCCAGGTGACGATGATTCCCATGTACATCATCTTTGCGAAGTTGGGTTGGGTGAATACCTACCTTCCGCTGATCATTCCCAGTTTTCTCGGATCGTCCTTCAACATTTTCCTGTTGCGCCAGTTCCTTCTGGGGATTCCGAACGAGTTGTCGGATGCGGCCCGGATCGACGGCGCCTCGGAGTTCCGAATCTACTGGCAGATCATGCTTCCGCTTCTCATGCCTCCCCTGGCGGCGATCGCCATTTTTACCTTCCAGGGGGTCTGGCACGACTTTTTCGGTCCGCTGATCTATCTGAACGATGAACGGCTGTGGACCATATCGGTGGGACTGCAAGGGTTTCTTCAGCAACATGGCGCTCAATGGGAACTGTTGATGGCGGCGGCAACCCTGTTTACCCTCCCTTCCGTCATCGCCTACTTCATCGGGCAAAAGTATTTTATCCAGGCAGGAACACAGCTTGTGCAATATAAATGATTCGGATCATAGGAGTGGATGGTATTGAATTCAGTCCGTGTGGAAAAGGGAAGGTTTGTGATCGATGGTAAGGAGACTTTCCTCTTCGGCGGAGAACTGCATTATTTCCGGGTGAGGCGCGAAGAGTGGGAGCAGCGGCTGGAGATGATCGCCCAAGCGGGATGCAATCTGGTCAGCACTTACGTTCCGTGGGTGTGGCATGAAAGGGAAGAGGGCGATATCGACCTGGCCGGACGGACGAGAAGGGAAAAGGATTTGAAAGCATTCCTCGAGCTGGTGAGAGAAAAGGGGCTATATTGCTTCGTTCGTCCCGGTCCCTATGTCATGGCGGAAATCCGCTTCGAGGGGATTCCTTCGTGGCTGGTTGAACGGTATCCGGAGGTCGTCGCCAAGAGGGCCGATGGAACGGATCACCCCACGCGCGTCGTCTCTTACCGACACCCCCTCTTTCTCGAGAAGGTCCGGCGGTGGTACCGCGAAGTGAACCGGGTAATCGCTCCGATGCAGCACACCCGAGGGGGGCCCGTCATCCTGTATCAACTGTGCAACGAAGTGGGGATGCTTCACTGGGTTTCCAACACGTCTGATTTCAACGAAGTAACCCTCGCCGCATTTGAGCGATACCTGAAGGAAAAATACGGAACCGTCCATGCGTTGAACAAAAAACACGGCACGGATGCCGATTCTTTTTCGCATTGGATCGAATCGTTTCGAAAGGGAGCGGGTGACGATTCCCTTTCCCTTCATTACGAATGGCGGCGATTTTGGCGGAGGTACTTCCGGGAGTACATCGATCAGTTGAAATGCTTCGCGGAAGAGGACGGCATCGAAGTTCCTTTCGTCGTCAATGTTCACGGATTCAAGGATTATTCCATCTACAGCCGGGGGGTGGACTACCCGATCGGCCTGTCCCAACTCTGCGAAGCTGCATCCATCGAAAAAGCGGTGTTGGCCGGCGACTTTTATCCCGGCCACGTGGGTTACGACAATTTTCACGATCTCGTCCTGGCTTCCGTGTACACGCAAGCGGTTTCCCGAAAGGAGCAGCCCCTGTTCTCCGCGGAATTCCAGTCGGGCCGCCTGGCGGACAGGCCGCGGCTTTATCCGCAGGACCTCGACTTGATTACCCGGACGTGCATCGCTCACGGGATGAAGGCGTTGAACTACTATATGTTTACCGCCGGCGAGAACTACGAGGACATCGGGATTTTCGGCCGCCGCCACGAGTGGCAGGCGCCGGTCGATTCGAAGGGACGGCCGCGCCCTCAATATGAAACCGCCCGGCATCTCGGCCGAATGCTCAAGACCGTCGGAAACAGGCTGGTCAGGGCGCAGAAGGTGGTTCACACCCACGTCGGTTTCAACCCGGACGATTACTTGACGGATGTGGTGGAACCCCGTTTCCGTCCCCGGATGGACGAACTTTCCTTTAAACGGGAGCACTTCGCCTTTGACGGGATCCTGCGGTTGCTGTCGGCCGCCAACATCTCCTTTGACGCCGTCGATTTGCTGAAGCCTTTTTCCGCTGAAGAGATCCCCACCCTGTGGGTCTTTTCCACCTCCTATATGGATCCCGATCTGCAGGAGCGTTTGGCTCGCTATGTGCAGGAAGGGGGGAAGTTGGTCCTTTACCCCGAAATTCCGACGCACGATTTGGAGGGAAACCCCTGCCGCATTCTGGCCGATCGCCTGGAACTCGGGAAGTGGGAAGTGATCCCCGGAAATGACGTGGTCGACGTATTGGGGATGGAATCGATTGCGGTCAAGCAGCGGCTGCGATTTGAGAGGTACGAAGGGGAGCCGATCGCTCTCTGTACGCGCCAAAACCGTCGGGAGACGGCGGCGTACCACAAGAAGGCGGGAAGCGGAGAGGTTTTGGTATTGGGAATTGCGATCGGACAGGATTTCGACTACCAACTGGACGTCATCCGGGCCGTCGCGGAACGGGTCGGAATCCGGCCTCATCTTTCGGCGGATACTCCCCATCTGTCGGCGATTGAGAGGAGAAACGGCAGTGAGTCTTTCCTTTTCGTGCACAACTACACGGAATGGGAGCAGGAAACCAACCTGTATGAAGGGGGACGGCCCCTCTTCGATGGGGAAAAAATTGTTCTTCCCCCGCGTTCGGGGGCGATGTATCTTCGAAATTTCCCGATCGCCGAAGATTTGGTCATCGAGTACGCCACCGTGGAGATGACGCATTGGGAATCGGCGGAGGGTCGTGCATCTCTGACCGTCAAGCCCGTGGGACGAAGCGGGGTGCTGAAGGTTCGGATGGGAGACGGGTGGCGCGCGAACATCGGCGGTTCGCCGGAAAAGGGCTTACTTCGCATCGGACCGATCGATGCGCCCGTGACGCTGACGTTTTGGCGGGAAACTTGACGTTTGAGCGTTCTAAGGGCGGTTTCACGGGAGAAGAAACCCGCCTCTTATAAACCCGGGTCGATTGAAAAAGAGGTGAAAAGGGATGCGAAAATGGCTGGTTTTGCTGGTAACCCTCGTCTTGCTTTTCAGTCTCAACGTGACCTCGGCCGCGCCCGTCATCGATGACGGCGGCGGGCGTTCGGACGCCGTATCGACAGGCCCTGCCGCATCTTCCCGCTATGAGAAGATCCTGCTTCGCTACGCCGAGGATACCTGGGAATCGTTTGTCGCCATGACCGATGAGAAAAGCGGTTTGCCGGCGGACCGCCTGCATGTCGATGGCACCCGCAGTGTGGAAACCTCTACGACGAATATCGGCGCGTATATGTGGAGCGCGCTGGTGGCCGAGAAGCTCGGCTTCATCGATCACGAGGAGCTCGTATCCCGGCTTTCCAAAACCCTCGGAACCCTGGAGAAGATGGAGCGCCATAAGGAGAGCGGACAGTACTACAACTGGTACGACCACCGGACGGGTGAGAAATTGACCGAGTGGCCGAGCACCGGTGATCCGCTCACGCCGATCCTGTCGTCGGTGGACAATGGATGGCTGGCCACCGGCCTGCACCTTGTGAGACAGTCCGTGCCGGAGTTGTCGCACCGAGCCGGTGCGCTGTTCGACAGCATGGACTTCAGCATCTTCTACGACCCGGACACCAACCGTCTTCTGTTCAGCTACGTACCGAGCACCGGAGAAAAGCATTGCTGCTATGACACGCTCGGCGAGATCCGAATCGCCAGCTACATCGGCATGGCCAAGGGAGAGATGCCGCAGAAGCATTACTTCGGGGCGTGGCGGACGTTTCCCGACAGCTGCAAGGATTGGGGATGGCAGGAGATGCGGCCGCAGGGCTTCCACCGGCAGTACTTCGGCGTCGATGTGTTTGAGGGCGCATACCGGTACAACGGCTCGCGCATCGTGCCCAACTGGGGCGGCAGCATGTTTGAGGCTTTGATGGTTCCGCTGTTCGTGCCCGAGGAGAAATGGGCGCCGGGCAGCTGGCGGGTGAATCACCCGCTGTACGTCCGGGCACAGATTTATCACGGCATGGTTGAAGCCGGTTACGGATATTGGGGTTTTTCCCCTTCGGATGTTCCGGAAGGGGGCTACCGCGCTTACGGGGTCGACGCTCTCGGCATGAATCCCGACGGTTATCCGTCGAACAACGACGACACCTTCGCGGATTTCGGCTATGAAGGATGCGAGGGACGTGAGCCCAAGCCCCTCCCGAAGCCTGAGGAGTACACCAACGGCGTCGTGACGCCCCATGCGGCGTTCCTGGCACTCCGGTGGGCGCCGGAGGAGACGGTGAAGAACTTGACCAGACTGGAGCGCGACTTCGACATCTATACCAAGTGGGGGTTCCGTGACTCCGTCAACGTCGAGACCGGTGAGGTGTCCGATTTCTACCTGGCCCTCGACCAGGGCATGATCATGGCGTCCATCGGCAACTTCCTGGCCGATGACATGCTGCGTCGCTCCTTTGTCACGCCGCAATTCGAGAAGAGGCTGCGGCCGCCGATGGCGGTGGAAGAGTTCAACGCCCATCCGCGCGCCTGCACCATCGTAGGGACTCCGGGCGATGATGTCATCCACGGCACCCCGGGCGACGACGTGATTTGCGGACTGGGCGGCAATGACGTCATTTACGGAGGCGGAGGCGACGATGTCATCTACGGTGATGCGGGCGATGACCGGATCTATGGGATGAACGGCGACGATGTCCTGTACGGCGGAGAGGGTGAAGATCAGCTCTTCGGAGGACGCGGTGACGATGTCCTGTCGGCGGGACCCGGTCGGGATGCGTTGACGGGTGGCGCGGGCGAGGACCACTTCGAGGGCGGAACCGGCTCCAACGAGTGCCGGGACGTTTCTGCCGAGGATAGCGCCAATGCGTGCGGTCCCGCTGGACAGCCCCGGTGATTGAAAGAGTTGCGGTTGCCATGACCCATGCGGGTCATCTTTCCCGGAGCGGCGTTGCCTGAAGGGAAATGGATGGAAAGGAAAGGCCCAAAAAGCTCCAGGTGTTCAAATAAACACAACGCATGGAGAATCGGTGGCGGATGGTTGCCGATCTTCCCCGGATGCATGTCCGGAGGGGAGGATCGAACATCGAAGCTGCGGGCGGATCATCGATCCGCCCGCAGCCGAGTTCAGTCAAATACGCTGGAAAGGGGATTCCCATGGAATTGCTGCTGAACGGCATGTGGGAATATGCGGTGGGCGAGGGGGATTCGGAAGATGCGGCGTTCCCCCGGTGGGAGGGAACCATCCGGATCCCTTCCAATTGGGTGCAGGAAGGGCTTGAGAAGATTCACGGGCCGGTCTGGTTTCGGCGGGTTTTCCGGATTGACCGGTTGAATCCGGATCAACGCTACTTTTTGCAGTTCAAGGGCGTCGATTATTTTCACGAGGTCTTCCTCAACGGAAAAAAGGTGGGCGAACACGAGGGGTACTTTCAATGTCATGAGTTTGATGTGACCGACGTGCTGAGGGAGGGCGAGAACGAGCTGGTTTCGAAGGTGATTTCCCCGCGGGAGGAACCGGGAACCGTATGGCCGGATCGCAAGCGGTTGATCAAGGGAGTGTTCAGCCACCACGATGCCCGTCCCGGGGGCTGTTTTCCGGAAACCGGGCAGGATCAAACCACGGGAGGAATTTGGAACGACGTCCGCTTGTACTCGACACCGCCCGTCAAGCTGGAGCGATGCAAAATCACCCCGCATCTCAGGGAACGCGACGCCGTCGTCACGGTTGAAACCCGGTTTGCGGCGTTTCGGGAAGAGGCGGTAACGGTCCGCTTTCGCATTGAACCGGACAACTTCTCCTCCGACTCCGTCTACGAGCGGGTGATCACCCGGCACATGCCGCCCGGAGTTCACACCCTTTACACGGCGATCACCATTGATGAACCCAAACTGTGGTGGACTTGGGATCAGGGGGATCCTTCCCTCTACCGTTTGGTGGTCTCCCATGAGGTGGATGGGCAGGAGACAAAGGAGGTGTTCCGCTTCGGCCTTCGCGAAGTTCGCCAGGACGGGGACGGGAAAGTATTTCTCAACAGCCGGGAGATATTTCTCCGGGGGACCAACTACATTCCGACGCAGTGGCTGAGCCGGTGGACCGAGAAGGATTTCGCCCGGGATTTAAAGATGATGAGAGAGGCGCATATCAACGCGATCCGGGTTCACGCGCACGTTACGAGGGAAGAATTTTACCGCGCGTGCGATGAACAGGGCTTTTTCGTCTGGCAGGATTTTGCCCTGCAATGGTCCTATGAGGAATCGGACGAATTTGTCGAAAGTGCCGTCTCCCAGATCAAGGACATGGTGAATCAATTGTACAACCATGCGTCCATCCTGCTCTGGTGTTGTCACAATGAGCCGTCCAGCAATGAGAAATATCTGGATCCTCTCCTGGCCCATGCGGTGCGGGAGGAGGACGGAAAGCGCATCGTGAAGGAATCTTCGGGATACGCCGAGCACGTGTATCCCGGCTGGTACGTCGGCGAGATGCGGGACTTTGTCACCTTGCCCGGCGCTCCCTTCGTGACGGAATTCGGTGCCCAGGCGTTGCCGTCGCATGAGACCATGAAATCCATGATGGCCGAAAAGGATTTGTGGCCGCCCAATTGGGACGTCTGGGCCTACCACAATTTCCAGTACGATCAGATGTTTCACGTGGCGGGAGTCGAACTGGGACACCGCCTGGAAGATTTCATCGAGAACAGCCAGCAATACCAGGCGGAGCTGCTGAAATTCGCGATCGAGCATTACCGGCGCCACAAGGGGAAAATCACGGGCTTGTTCCAATTCATGTTCGTGGATTGCTGGCCGGGCATCACCTGGTCGGTCGTCGACGTTCATCGGCGTCCCAAAAAGGGCTACGGGGCGATGCGTTTGGCATACGCTCCCCTTCTCGTCAGCATGGAAAGGGAAAGGACCCGAGTGCTTCCGGGGTTTGCCCTGTTTAAACGGATGGTGGCCGTCAATGATTATCCCCGTGAATTTTCCGATGTGTCCGTGGAGGTTCGTTTGGAAGACGAAGCGGGGCGGACAGTGATGGAACGGCGGAGCGACCGGACTTGGGATATCGGACCAAACGGCGTCACCGTCCTGATCGACACCGGTCTGAAGCCGGAATGGAAGGTTCCCGAAGATCTGCCGCCGGGGGAGTACATCGTCGTCGCCTCGCTGGTTCAAGGAGAATGCGTTCTCACGTCCAACCGTGAATCCATCACCGTTTGTCCGCCGCCGAAAAAGCGAAAAGAGGATTTTCGGGTACATTGAAACGGCTTTGGATACGATCTTCATTCAGCCGGGCAAGTTGTTGCCCCGGCTTTTTTGTTTCACGCGGTTGACAGCACAGTTCATAATGTATATATTGTATATGAACACTTAGTTCAATATTATCACTTGCTCAAAGAAGGACGAGCCATGAAGATCGTTCTGTCCAACACCAGCAAAGAGCCGATTTACGAACAGATTCAGCGGCAGATCAAAGAAAGCATC
Coding sequences within:
- a CDS encoding glucoamylase family protein gives rise to the protein MRKWLVLLVTLVLLFSLNVTSAAPVIDDGGGRSDAVSTGPAASSRYEKILLRYAEDTWESFVAMTDEKSGLPADRLHVDGTRSVETSTTNIGAYMWSALVAEKLGFIDHEELVSRLSKTLGTLEKMERHKESGQYYNWYDHRTGEKLTEWPSTGDPLTPILSSVDNGWLATGLHLVRQSVPELSHRAGALFDSMDFSIFYDPDTNRLLFSYVPSTGEKHCCYDTLGEIRIASYIGMAKGEMPQKHYFGAWRTFPDSCKDWGWQEMRPQGFHRQYFGVDVFEGAYRYNGSRIVPNWGGSMFEALMVPLFVPEEKWAPGSWRVNHPLYVRAQIYHGMVEAGYGYWGFSPSDVPEGGYRAYGVDALGMNPDGYPSNNDDTFADFGYEGCEGREPKPLPKPEEYTNGVVTPHAAFLALRWAPEETVKNLTRLERDFDIYTKWGFRDSVNVETGEVSDFYLALDQGMIMASIGNFLADDMLRRSFVTPQFEKRLRPPMAVEEFNAHPRACTIVGTPGDDVIHGTPGDDVICGLGGNDVIYGGGGDDVIYGDAGDDRIYGMNGDDVLYGGEGEDQLFGGRGDDVLSAGPGRDALTGGAGEDHFEGGTGSNECRDVSAEDSANACGPAGQPR
- a CDS encoding glycoside hydrolase family 2 protein; translated protein: MELLLNGMWEYAVGEGDSEDAAFPRWEGTIRIPSNWVQEGLEKIHGPVWFRRVFRIDRLNPDQRYFLQFKGVDYFHEVFLNGKKVGEHEGYFQCHEFDVTDVLREGENELVSKVISPREEPGTVWPDRKRLIKGVFSHHDARPGGCFPETGQDQTTGGIWNDVRLYSTPPVKLERCKITPHLRERDAVVTVETRFAAFREEAVTVRFRIEPDNFSSDSVYERVITRHMPPGVHTLYTAITIDEPKLWWTWDQGDPSLYRLVVSHEVDGQETKEVFRFGLREVRQDGDGKVFLNSREIFLRGTNYIPTQWLSRWTEKDFARDLKMMREAHINAIRVHAHVTREEFYRACDEQGFFVWQDFALQWSYEESDEFVESAVSQIKDMVNQLYNHASILLWCCHNEPSSNEKYLDPLLAHAVREEDGKRIVKESSGYAEHVYPGWYVGEMRDFVTLPGAPFVTEFGAQALPSHETMKSMMAEKDLWPPNWDVWAYHNFQYDQMFHVAGVELGHRLEDFIENSQQYQAELLKFAIEHYRRHKGKITGLFQFMFVDCWPGITWSVVDVHRRPKKGYGAMRLAYAPLLVSMERERTRVLPGFALFKRMVAVNDYPREFSDVSVEVRLEDEAGRTVMERRSDRTWDIGPNGVTVLIDTGLKPEWKVPEDLPPGEYIVVASLVQGECVLTSNRESITVCPPPKKRKEDFRVH